In the genome of Segatella copri, one region contains:
- a CDS encoding site-specific integrase: MRSTFKTVFYVNGSKERNGIVPIMGRVTINGTIAQFSCKLSVTKAIWDAKGNRAKGRSKEANEVNFALDNIKAQIAKHYQRLSDREAFVTAEMVRNAYQGIGTEYETLLRAFDKENAAFAQRVGKDRAVRTYRKYLTVRKYVAEFIKFQYKRSDMSMNELTEEFIRDFCLYLKNVIGLTQSTIWIYSIPLKHIVTAAHYNGKIQRNPFAMYHVDPDHKEREFLTEEELDIFAGIELENPNFAFARDLFMFGCWTGISFVDIKNLTEDNVAIISGSPWIVSQRQKTGVPFKIKLIDAAIQIIERYKPLRKDMHLFNIGSLDMVNKRIKKVAKMCGIKKRISFHVSRHSFAVLALNYGMPIESVSKILGHTDIATTQIYAKVTSTKLEHDISAFESRIKGHMPTMGGMA; encoded by the coding sequence ATGAGAAGTACATTCAAGACAGTCTTCTATGTAAACGGAAGCAAGGAGAGAAACGGAATTGTCCCTATCATGGGACGTGTGACAATCAACGGAACTATCGCACAGTTCAGTTGCAAGCTGAGCGTGACCAAGGCGATATGGGATGCCAAGGGCAACAGAGCCAAAGGCAGAAGCAAGGAAGCCAATGAGGTGAACTTTGCGCTTGATAACATCAAGGCTCAAATCGCTAAGCATTACCAACGGCTTTCCGACCGTGAGGCGTTCGTTACCGCTGAAATGGTGAGAAACGCATATCAAGGCATAGGTACGGAGTATGAGACATTACTCAGAGCTTTTGACAAGGAGAACGCAGCCTTTGCCCAACGCGTGGGAAAAGACCGAGCTGTCCGAACCTACCGCAAGTATCTGACGGTAAGAAAGTACGTTGCCGAGTTCATCAAATTTCAGTACAAGCGCAGCGATATGTCCATGAATGAGCTTACCGAGGAGTTCATCCGTGATTTTTGTCTGTATTTGAAGAATGTCATTGGACTCACGCAATCTACCATTTGGATATACTCCATACCATTGAAGCATATCGTCACGGCAGCACACTACAACGGCAAGATACAGAGAAATCCGTTTGCCATGTACCACGTTGACCCAGACCACAAGGAGCGTGAGTTCTTGACAGAGGAAGAATTGGACATATTTGCAGGAATAGAGTTGGAAAATCCCAACTTTGCTTTTGCGAGAGACTTGTTTATGTTTGGTTGTTGGACAGGTATCTCTTTCGTTGACATCAAGAATCTTACAGAGGACAATGTTGCCATTATAAGTGGGTCTCCATGGATAGTTTCTCAGCGTCAAAAGACAGGCGTACCATTCAAAATTAAACTGATAGATGCAGCCATACAGATAATTGAACGTTACAAGCCATTGAGAAAAGATATGCACTTGTTTAATATTGGCTCACTTGACATGGTAAACAAGCGTATAAAGAAAGTGGCAAAAATGTGTGGCATCAAGAAGCGAATTTCATTTCATGTAAGCCGGCATTCGTTCGCAGTTTTGGCTTTAAACTACGGTATGCCGATAGAGAGTGTAAGCAAGATACTGGGACATACGGACATCGCCACAACACAAATTTACGCAAAGGTGACAAGTACTAAATTGGAGCATGACATATCAGCTTTTGAAAGTCGAATCAAGGGGCATATGCCGACAATGGGGGGAATGGCATGA
- a CDS encoding S41 family peptidase — MKKYLFIALLAFLAVTSASAQLRIKMGKNSPIEKLGRAEIAIINLYVDSVDENKLVEDAIRGMLEKLDPHSSYTTAKETKAMNEPLNGSFDGIGVQFNMVDDSLLVIQPVTNGPSEKVGIIAGDRIVAVNDTAISGVKMSKEEIMRRLRGPKGTTVNLTIVRRGIKDKLTFKVKRDKIPVTTMDAAYMIRPGIGYIRLGSFGLTSHKEVTMAMDSLKKKGMKDLIFDLEDNGGGYLQTAAQIANEFLEKGDLIVYTSGRAAPRQEYKAQANGRWRKGKVVVLTNEFTASAAEIVSGAIQDQDRGVVVGRRTFGKGLVQRPLTFDDGSEIRLTIAHYYTPSGRCIQKPYKKGDRLDYAMDLDKRYKHGEFTNQDSIHLSDSLKYYTLRKHRVVYGGGGIMPDYFVPLDTTKYTKMHRQLAAKSIVINQSLKFIDAHRKELKNQYKDFNKFLASYEVPSSLIDAIIAEGKKEKIEPKDEAELVQTKKYLAVQLKALVARDIWDMSQYFQVWNETNEIVQRAVKLLTTGK, encoded by the coding sequence ATGAAGAAATATCTATTTATAGCGCTCCTGGCGTTCCTGGCAGTAACTTCTGCCAGTGCCCAGCTGCGTATCAAGATGGGCAAGAATAGCCCGATAGAGAAGTTGGGTAGGGCGGAAATCGCCATCATCAACCTCTATGTGGATAGTGTGGATGAGAACAAGCTTGTGGAGGATGCCATCAGAGGTATGCTCGAAAAGCTCGACCCTCATTCTTCCTACACCACAGCCAAGGAAACCAAGGCGATGAACGAACCGCTGAACGGAAGTTTCGACGGCATCGGCGTTCAGTTTAATATGGTAGATGACTCCCTGCTCGTTATCCAGCCGGTTACCAACGGACCATCAGAGAAGGTGGGTATCATTGCCGGCGACCGCATCGTTGCCGTAAACGATACCGCCATTTCGGGCGTGAAGATGAGCAAGGAGGAAATCATGAGGCGCCTCCGCGGTCCTAAGGGAACCACGGTGAATCTTACCATCGTGCGCCGTGGCATCAAGGACAAGCTTACCTTCAAGGTGAAGCGCGACAAGATTCCTGTAACCACGATGGATGCGGCTTACATGATTCGTCCGGGCATCGGTTACATCCGATTGGGAAGCTTCGGCCTCACCAGTCATAAGGAGGTGACCATGGCGATGGATTCGCTGAAGAAGAAGGGTATGAAAGACTTGATTTTCGACTTGGAGGATAATGGCGGCGGCTATCTTCAGACGGCGGCTCAGATAGCCAACGAGTTCCTGGAAAAGGGAGATCTCATCGTTTATACCAGCGGTCGTGCGGCTCCACGCCAGGAGTACAAGGCGCAGGCGAACGGCAGATGGCGCAAGGGCAAGGTGGTGGTGCTCACCAACGAGTTTACCGCTTCTGCCGCTGAGATTGTTTCCGGAGCCATCCAGGATCAGGACCGTGGTGTAGTGGTTGGTCGCAGAACCTTCGGCAAGGGATTGGTGCAGCGTCCGCTCACCTTCGATGATGGCAGCGAGATTCGCCTCACCATCGCCCATTATTATACGCCTAGCGGCAGATGCATCCAGAAGCCATATAAAAAAGGTGATAGACTGGATTATGCGATGGATCTCGACAAGCGATACAAGCACGGCGAGTTCACCAATCAGGACAGCATCCACCTTTCTGACAGCTTGAAGTATTACACATTGCGCAAGCATCGTGTGGTTTATGGTGGCGGCGGAATCATGCCCGATTATTTTGTGCCGCTGGACACAACGAAGTACACCAAGATGCATCGCCAGTTGGCAGCCAAGAGCATCGTCATCAACCAGAGCTTGAAGTTCATCGATGCGCATCGCAAGGAATTGAAGAATCAGTATAAGGATTTTAATAAGTTCCTGGCAAGCTACGAGGTTCCTTCTTCGCTCATCGATGCGATTATCGCCGAGGGCAAGAAGGAGAAGATAGAGCCGAAGGATGAGGCTGAATTGGTTCAGACGAAGAAATATCTGGCCGTGCAGCTGAAGGCACTTGTGGCAAGAGATATTTGGGATATGAGCCAATACTTCCAGGTTTGGAACGAGACCAACGAGATTGTTCAGCGTGCCGTGAAGCTGCTGACCACAGGGAAGTAA
- a CDS encoding bile acid:sodium symporter family protein, with protein sequence MLRFFQGLSRWLANYTSIFVIGVAVFTFFFPHTFDWVRGTTQTVILGIIMLTMGLTLTTNDFKILAQRPLDVFIGACAQFIIMPGVAYTLVHVWHLDPALSLGILLVGCCPGGVSSNIMSYLCHGDVAFSVGMTCASTILAPVMTPLLMKITAGEIIHVDAVGMFINILIVTIIPVAIGCALNYIYGKKDCFPTIQSLMPGISVTCLAIIVGGVISTVHDDLVARGLSLFLWTFAVVFCHNTLGYLLGWLAGKLAGFNTAKKRTISIEVGMQNAGLATVLAGNFFAAQPLAVLPCAISCAWHSISGTILAGIYLKWDRMHEKK encoded by the coding sequence ATGCTTAGATTTTTTCAAGGGCTCAGCCGTTGGCTGGCCAATTACACATCTATTTTTGTAATAGGTGTAGCAGTATTTACATTCTTCTTCCCACATACCTTCGACTGGGTGCGCGGAACTACCCAAACCGTGATTCTCGGTATCATCATGCTCACCATGGGCTTGACCCTGACCACCAACGACTTCAAGATTCTGGCTCAGCGCCCGCTGGATGTGTTCATCGGTGCCTGCGCCCAGTTCATCATCATGCCGGGCGTGGCTTATACCCTGGTGCATGTGTGGCATCTTGACCCAGCCCTGTCGCTCGGCATCCTGCTGGTGGGTTGCTGCCCCGGCGGCGTATCGAGCAACATCATGAGTTATCTGTGTCATGGTGACGTGGCTTTTTCTGTGGGAATGACCTGTGCCTCTACGATTCTTGCGCCAGTAATGACTCCGCTGCTGATGAAGATTACGGCAGGCGAGATTATCCATGTAGATGCTGTGGGAATGTTCATCAACATTCTGATAGTCACGATTATTCCTGTGGCCATCGGCTGCGCCTTGAATTATATCTATGGCAAGAAGGATTGCTTCCCTACCATCCAGAGTCTGATGCCGGGCATCAGCGTAACGTGTCTGGCGATCATCGTGGGAGGCGTGATTTCTACGGTTCACGATGATTTGGTGGCTCGTGGCTTATCGCTTTTCCTCTGGACTTTTGCCGTGGTTTTCTGCCACAACACCCTGGGTTATCTTCTGGGCTGGCTTGCCGGAAAACTGGCGGGCTTCAATACTGCCAAGAAGCGTACCATCAGTATTGAGGTGGGAATGCAGAATGCCGGCCTTGCCACGGTTCTTGCTGGCAATTTCTTTGCTGCCCAGCCTCTCGCCGTATTGCCTTGCGCCATCAGCTGTGCCTGGCACAGTATTTCGGGCACCATCCTTGCAGGAATCTATCTGAAATGGGATCGCATGCATGAGAAGAAGTAA
- the ybeY gene encoding rRNA maturation RNase YbeY produces the protein MITYNVDGVKMPKIKKRDTSAWIRKVAASHGRKVGEIGYMFVDDEKILEVNNEYLGHDYYTDVITFDYDEDDVINGDIVISLDTVRTNAEQFGKTYDDELHRVIIHGILHLCGINDKGPGEREIMEENENKALALLEGASILKK, from the coding sequence ATGATAACATACAATGTAGATGGCGTGAAAATGCCAAAGATCAAGAAGCGCGACACCAGTGCCTGGATTCGCAAGGTAGCTGCCTCTCATGGCCGCAAGGTGGGAGAGATAGGCTATATGTTTGTAGATGACGAGAAGATTCTCGAAGTGAACAACGAGTATCTGGGTCATGATTACTATACCGATGTCATCACCTTCGATTACGATGAGGATGATGTGATTAATGGCGACATCGTGATTTCGCTGGATACGGTTCGTACCAATGCCGAGCAGTTTGGCAAGACCTACGATGATGAGCTTCACCGCGTCATCATCCACGGCATCCTGCACCTCTGCGGAATTAACGACAAAGGTCCGGGAGAGCGCGAAATCATGGAGGAGAACGAGAACAAGGCATTAGCCCTGCTCGAAGGTGCTTCTATATTGAAGAAGTAA
- the ruvB gene encoding Holliday junction branch migration DNA helicase RuvB, producing MNEDFDIRQQMVSPAEKEFEKALRPLKFSDFSGQNGVVDNLEVFVEAAKYRGEPLDHTLLHGPPGLGKTTLSNIIANELGVGFKITSGPVLDKPGDLAGILTSLEPNDVLFIDEIHRLSPVVEEYLYSAMEDYRIDIMIDKGPSARSIQIDLNPFTLVGATTRSGLLTAPLRARFGINLHLEYYDPETLQKIIKRSAMLLNVPIEDEAAVEISRRSRGTPRIANSLLRRVRDFAQVKGNGTITFEIAQVALKALNIDQYGLDEIDNKILTTIIDKFRGGPVGVSTIATAIGEDGGTVEEVYEPFLIMEGFIKRTPRGRMATKLAYEHLGRNPYGSNIMQGDLFE from the coding sequence ATGAACGAAGATTTTGATATAAGACAACAGATGGTTTCGCCTGCCGAAAAGGAATTCGAGAAAGCACTGCGCCCACTGAAGTTCTCCGACTTCAGCGGACAGAATGGCGTGGTGGATAATCTCGAAGTCTTCGTAGAGGCTGCCAAGTATCGTGGCGAACCGCTCGACCATACCCTCTTACACGGTCCTCCGGGATTGGGTAAGACCACATTGAGTAACATCATCGCCAACGAACTGGGCGTGGGCTTCAAGATTACATCAGGCCCTGTGCTCGATAAGCCGGGCGACCTGGCAGGTATCCTTACCTCCCTGGAGCCTAACGATGTACTTTTCATCGACGAGATTCACCGCCTCTCGCCAGTGGTAGAGGAGTATCTCTATTCGGCGATGGAGGATTACCGCATCGACATCATGATAGACAAGGGTCCTTCGGCACGCAGCATCCAGATAGATCTGAATCCGTTTACCCTCGTGGGAGCCACCACCCGCAGCGGTCTTCTCACGGCTCCGCTCCGTGCCCGTTTCGGAATCAATCTGCATCTGGAATACTACGACCCTGAGACGCTTCAGAAGATTATCAAGCGAAGTGCGATGCTCCTGAATGTGCCTATAGAAGATGAGGCGGCAGTAGAAATCTCCCGCCGCTCTCGCGGAACCCCTCGTATTGCCAACTCTTTATTGCGAAGAGTGCGTGATTTCGCCCAGGTAAAGGGCAACGGAACCATCACCTTCGAGATAGCTCAGGTGGCACTCAAGGCACTGAACATCGACCAGTATGGCTTGGACGAGATAGACAACAAGATTCTCACCACCATCATCGACAAGTTCCGTGGAGGTCCGGTGGGCGTAAGCACCATTGCCACGGCTATCGGCGAAGATGGCGGCACCGTAGAGGAGGTTTACGAGCCATTCCTCATCATGGAAGGCTTCATCAAGCGCACGCCTCGTGGACGTATGGCCACCAAGCTTGCCTATGAGCATCTGGGCAGGAATCCGTATGGAAGCAACATCATGCAGGGCGACCTGTTTGAATAA
- the coaD gene encoding pantetheine-phosphate adenylyltransferase, whose translation MRIGIFTGTFDPFTIGHQNIAERALPMFDKLVIAVAMSKLKHASEEISKRVEDIRKVFPKECAELVDAEDASKGYRLEVVAYDDLTIDLAHRLGAKFLVRGVRSAKDFEYEREQADINKQLGGVETILLFSDPRYSSISSTLVRELRFFGREVDEFLPKIK comes from the coding sequence ATGAGAATAGGGATATTTACGGGTACATTCGACCCATTTACGATAGGACATCAGAACATCGCCGAGCGTGCCTTGCCCATGTTCGACAAGCTCGTGATAGCAGTAGCGATGAGCAAGCTGAAGCACGCCAGCGAGGAAATCTCGAAGCGTGTAGAAGATATCAGAAAGGTTTTCCCGAAGGAATGTGCAGAGCTGGTAGATGCAGAGGATGCATCCAAGGGCTATCGCCTGGAGGTGGTTGCCTATGATGACCTCACCATCGACCTGGCGCATCGCCTGGGAGCCAAGTTCCTGGTTCGCGGCGTCCGCTCTGCCAAGGATTTCGAGTACGAGCGAGAGCAGGCGGATATCAACAAGCAGTTGGGCGGCGTAGAAACCATCCTGCTGTTTTCCGACCCAAGATACAGCAGCATCAGCTCAACGCTGGTTAGGGAATTGAGGTTCTTCGGAAGAGAAGTAGATGAATTTTTACCAAAAATAAAATAA